The following coding sequences are from one Mytilus trossulus isolate FHL-02 chromosome 8, PNRI_Mtr1.1.1.hap1, whole genome shotgun sequence window:
- the LOC134727855 gene encoding ankyrin-1-like: protein MNHGEYNEVIPKHIQEQFERRLEQWKEDDQLFVSTEVEKHVMQKVLTQSSVTLVGNSGTGKSFLSKHIALIMMKHGYTVIPCNKPEDIGKWFKHGRKTLFFFDDVCGRYTLNQQIYTDWKHNLDSITSILTDQCCKIISTCRLEVYNDERFRYLSMFKICKVDLSSQEFKLSSTEKMTLAAVYFKDNTDEVKELSEKYDFFPLLCSLYQKQNLQKNITISSFFSNPFDFFKDQLEQMYSESDAGKMQYCSLVLCVMFNNTLTEENMSTKDKQIEVVLEVCELSNETPIKSLKKSLEILEGSYVVKEDSTYKIIHDKLFDFLAKYFGEKMLQLFFYHAHTDFIAERFIWKITESMSTEIEFVIQIPDKYVDKYIERLLRDWKNGYVDSVCHNRNMKSTLFTETFVTQLNQLDQSKQHDLHCTKDIYSKDIALAGTCYMGTVDLVKWLISMNSDINYSREDGSFPLLWASQEGHVDVVKELIQHSADVNKCDNNDVSPLYKASQSGHIDVVKELLQHSADVNKCDNEDTSPLSIATDVNKCDNDGTSPLSRASQSGHIDVVKELLQHSADVNKCANDSTSPLSRASHNGHVNVVKELIQHSADVNKCDNKDASPLYIASHNGHVSVVKELIQHSADVNKCDNNDVSPLSRASQNGHVDVVKELIQHSADVNKCDNDGTSPLYGASADVNKCDNEDTSPLSRASHNGHVDVVKELIQHSAFVNKCDNEDISPLYRATDVNKCYNEDISPLYRASQNGHVDVVKELIQHSADVNKCTNEDVSPLAIATDVNTCDNEDTSPLYRASHNGHVDVVKELIQHSADVNTCDNDGTSPLYIASQNGHVDVVNKCNNNGVSPLYIASQNGHGDVVKELIQHSADVNKCNNDGTSPLCIATDVNKCANDGTSPLCIASQNRHVDVVKELIQHSADVNKCEKNGASPLYIASEYGDVDVVKELLQHSADVNTCYKNGESPLYIASQNGHVDVVKELLNHSADVNKCDDKGQKPLYVAHMNGHLKIEELLLGTSASQH from the exons ATGAATCATGGTGAATATAATGAAGTTATTCCCAAACATATACAAG aGCAGTTCGAAAGACGTTTGGAACAGTGGAAGGAGGATGATCAACTGTTTGTTAGTACTGAAGTAGAGAAGCATGTAATGCAAAAGGTTTTGACACAAAGTTCAGTTACCCTGGTCGGAAACTCAGGCACCGGAAAAAGTTTTCTTTCTAAACACATTGCCCTCATAATGATGAAACATGGCTATACTGTAATTCCATGTAATAAACCTGAAGATATTGGTAAATGGTTTAAACATGGCAggaaaacattgtttttctttgatgATGTTTGTGGCAGATATACTCTTAATCAACAGATTTATACTGACTGGAAACACAATCTTGATTCCATTACATCTATTCTCACAGACCAATGttgtaaaataatatcaacGTGTAGATTAGAAGTTTACAACGATGAACGTTTTAGATATCTCTCTATGTTCAAAATCTGCAAAGTCGATTTAAGTTCACAAGAATTCAAACTTAGTTCCACTGAAAAAATGACTTTAGCTGCAGTGTACTTTAAGGACAATACTGATGAAGTAAAGGAACTTTcagaaaaatatgatttttttccacTTTTGTGTAGCTTATATCAGAAACAGAACCtccaaaaaaatataaccatTAGCTCTTTTTTTAGCAacccttttgatttttttaaagatcaacTTGAACAAATGTATAGCGAGAGTGATGCTGGTAAGATGCAGTACTGTAGCTTAGTCCTTTGTGTGATGTTTAACAACACATTAACAGAAGAAAACATGTCCACAAAAGACAAGCAGATCGAGGTAGTTTTAGAAGTATGTGAACTATCTAACGAAACACCtattaaaagtttaaagaaaTCCCTCGAAATACTTGAAGGTAGCTATGTAGTCAAGGAGGATAGTACATACAAAATAATCCATGATAAGTTGTTTGATTTCCTGGCTAAGTACTTCGGTGAGAAGATGTTACAGCTCTTTTTTTATCATGCTCATACTGATTTCATTGCTGAGAGATTCATTTGGAAGATAACAGAAAGCATGAGCACAGAAATAGAGTTTGTGATACAAATACCTGATAAATATGtagataaatatatagaaagattGCTGAGAGACTGGAAGAACGGTTATGTGGATAGTGTATGTCATAACAGAAACATGAAATCTACTTTATTTACAGAAACATTTGTTACACAATTAAATCAACTTGATCAATCAAAGCAACATGATCTTCATTGTACTAAAGATATTTACAGTAAAGATATAGCACTTGCTGGAACTTGTTATATGGGTACTGTTGATCTTGTCAAATGGTTGATAAGTATGAATAGTGACATTAACTACAGTAGAGAGGATGGTTCGTTTCCTTTATTATGGGCAAGTCAGGAaggacatgttgatgttgttaaagaactgatacaacattcagctgatgtcaataagtgtGACAATAATGATGTATCACCTCTGTATAAAGCAAGTCAGAGTGGACATATTGACGTTGTTAAAGAACtgttacaacattcagctgatgtcaataagtgtGACAATGAGGATACATCACCTCTGTCTATAGCAA ctgatgtcaataagtgtGACAATGATGGTACATCACCTCTGTCTAGAGCAAGTCAGAGTGGACATATTGACGTTGTTAAAGAACtgttacaacattcagctgatgtcaacAAGTGTGCCAATGATAGTACATCACCTCTGTCTAGAGCAAGTCATAATGGACATGTTaatgttgttaaagaactgatacaacattcagctgatgtcaataagtgtGACAATAAGGATGCATCACCTCTGTATATAGCAAGTCATAATGGACATGTTAGTGTTGTTAAAGAACTGatacaacattcagctgatgtcaataaaTGTGACAATAATGATGTATCACCTCTGTCTAGAGCAAGTCAGAATGGACATGTTGACGTTGTTAAAGAACTGatacaacattcagctgatgtcaataagtgtGACAATGATGGTACATCACCTCTGTATGGAGCAAGTG ctgatgtcaataagtgtGACAATGAGGATACATCACCTCTGTCTAGAGCAAGTCATAATGGACATGTggatgttgttaaagaactgaTACAACATTCAGCTTTTGTCAATAAGTGTGACAATGAGGATATATCACCTCTGTATAGAGCAA ctgatgtcaataagtgtTACAATGAGGATATATCACCTCTGTATAGAGCAAGTCAGAatggacatgttgatgttgttaaagaactgatacaacattcagctgatgtcaataagtgtACCAATGAGGATGTATCACCTCTGGCTATAGCAA ctgatgtcaatacGTGTGACAATGAGGATACATCACCTCTGTATAGAGCAAGTCATAATGGACATGTcgatgttgttaaagaactgatacaacattcagctgatgtcaatacGTGTGACAATGATGGTACATCACCTCTGTATATAGCAAGTCAGAatggacatgttgatgtt gttaataaatgtaacaataatggtGTATCACCTCTGTATATAGCAAGTCAGAATGGACATGGcgatgttgttaaagaactgatacaacattcagctgatgtcaataagtgtAACAATGATGGTACATCACCTCTGTGTATAGCAA ctgatgtcaataagtgtGCCAATGATGGTACATCACCTCTGTGTATAGCAAGTCAGAATcgacatgttgatgttgttaaagaactgatacaacattcagctgatgtcaataagtgtGAAAAGAATGGTGCATCACCTCTGTATATAGCAAGTGAATATGGGgatgttgatgttgttaaagaactattacaacattcagctgatgtcaatacGTGTTACAAGAATGGTGAATCACCTCTGTATATAGCAAGTCAGAATGGACATGTTGACGTTGTTAAAGAACTGTTGAAtcattcagctgatgtcaacAAATGCGACGACAAAGGTCAGAAACCTCTTTATGTGGCACATATGAATGGTCATTTGAAAATAGAAGAATTACTTTTAGGAACAAGTGCAAGTCAACATTGA